The DNA sequence AGTTTACCGTCTGTGATAATGCCATGTTAGATACCAGGCTAAAAAAAGCTGCTGTTATATATAATTTATTATTTTTCATTTCTCTTAAAGGCTGTTGATAAAGTTGATAATTTTAGGTTTTGTCTGAGAGTTCCATGCATCCTTATTGGTGACGATACCATCGTGTCCGACATTTGAAACTTTAACGCTCTCCACATGTTTATAGGAAGAAGTTATCTTTTGAGCCCAGGAATCAGGATACGCCTTGTTTCTTTCACTGTAAAAAAACAATACCGGAGCGTTATAGTTTTGTAGACCGGCAGAAAAGTCTGATTTGTATTTATCCCCTACTTCAAACAAAGCGTCCATTATTACCGCTCCATCTCTCCAACCCGCACTTGAGTCAAAATCACCCTCTCCTGTAATATCATTTTTTGAACTCAGCATCGACATTTTATAATCTAATATTTCGTGCTGATCCTCTTTCCCGGAAATAAACTGATCCAGATAAGTGGCATCATTAAGAATCTCACCCCATAATTTAAAGGATCTTGATTCCTTTACATAGTCCTCAACGTCATCCCATTTTAATCCGCCGGGTTCACATACTATAAGTCCCTGGACAGCTTCAGGATATTTACCAGCATATCCTGAAGCTAGCATAGCTCCCCACGAGTGGCCTAATAAGACGACTTTTTGATTGGGTGTCTTTTTATAATGGGCAATTACTGACTTTAATTCCTCAAACATAATATTGGTAGCCCCTGCTCCCTGTGACGTGTAAGAATTTTTGGAAAAGCGCTGTGATAATCCAGAACCCCGCTGATCATAAAACACAACACGATATCCCTGGGCGGCTAGATCCTTGCAATTCAGAAGGTATCTATAATCTCCACCAGGCCCGCCGTGAAGGGCAATAATAAGAGTTCCGTTTTCAGGACCAAAAGCTTCAGAATGGAGTAAAGCGCCGTTGACACTGATTGCCGGCAAAGAAGAATCCTGGTCTACTGTTTTTGGAACTAAATTTCCAGGCTCATCTATTGTCCGTCCCTCGGTACAGGAAAATAGTAATGTAAAAATTGTAAAAGAAGCGACCAAGGCATTCTTTTTTCTTAATGTTGTCATAGTTTTCGGTTTAAAAATATTGATGCAAAGATTCATCAATTCCGAAAGCTAAGCGCCCCAACAGGAAGGTTGGCCCATGAAAAACAGCAAATACAAATAAATGACTATCAATTAATTATGCAAGTTGAAACGATTCCCTGAAACATGAAACGCTGAAAAAGAAAAGAATTAAAATGTTTTTTGGTATTCTGTGGGAGTAACTCCCGTGTATTTTTTGAAATTTCTATTGAAGGATGTTTTAGAATTAAAACCACAGTCAAATGCGATAGCTAAGAAAGTATATTGCTTACTCTCTGGTTCTACAATTTTATTTAAAAATTCTTCAATCCTCTTCTCATTAATCAGTTCGTAAAAGTTCTTATTCTCCCTTGAATTGATAACCTGAGAAAGGTAGTTAGGATGAACTTTAAGCAATTCAGCCAGTTCATTTAAAGTGAGATTGGGATTAATAAATGGTTTTTCTTCATTTAAAACGATGATCAAGCGTCTATGAATATCTTCAATACTTTGTTCCGTCAATCCTGATTTCTGATATTTTTTATCTTCAGAATCAACAATATGAACCACTTCATCCGCTTCATCTTCACTTTCTTCTATGGTAAAAAAGGAATTAGGCTGATTAAATACCTGCACCTGCTTAATTCCAAAATATCCTAACCACATAATAAAAACAGCAACAGCCCCATAAACAATATCGGCATTTTGGTTTAAAAGAACCAAACCCCAAATCAATCCCATCCAGATAATGAGATACAGCAACCAATTAAAATTTATTTTCTCAGTATTGGAAAATTGCTGAACCATATTTTTACGGAATCGGTACAAAAGAAGGAATGAAACAGCTACATAAACAATCCCAGATATATAGATGCCATACAATCTAATAAGTAATTCAGTATTAAAACCTCTTCCTTCCTGTTTAAAAATACTAATCCTTTCACTAAAAGAGGCTGTGTAAAATGATAAAAACAAAAGATTACACATTAAAAAAGGTAAAAAATGCAATAACAATAATGATGAAAAAGGCTTAGGAGAGGTTTGTTTTTTTACATACAAATACAAAAAAGGTCCATAAAGCAATGGTAGTGTAAATCCTAAAAAAACAGAAGAGGGATATTCTGTATACTGATTGGTAAGGAATAAGTAGTGGGTCAACAAATTGACTCCAATGGTCAAAAGCCATCCCCCTAAAATGAAATCAGCTGAACTTTTACCTTTCTTGGTCAACAAAAGAAAAGTGAGAAAAAAAGCGATAAATATCCCAGAAAGATAAAGCATACAAAGCTTTTATTATTGGTTATAGCATTAATACATTTAATTGTCTGATCGACAAAAATAAAGAATAACTTTCATCTAATGATGACAAAACAAAATAAAAACGGCAGTTAATTGTTTCAATATAGAAATTAACTTCAGTTCTTAAAATTAGTTAATATAAGAGATCAAACCGCTAAATCCTTAATCTATATCTTGAAAATTACCTATCTTCGCCTACAAATTTTAATCGAATGAAGAAGATCATCTCCGGATTATTTGTTTTTTTCACTGTACTTCTTTTTGCACAGGAAGCTATTCAGTTTCAGGATCTGCCTTTTAAAGACCTCGTTGCTAAAGCAAAGAAAGAAAATAAAATTATTTTTTTAGATGCTTATGCCTCATGGTGTGGTCCATGCAAACTGATGGAAAAAAATGTATTTACAAAAAAATCCGTTGGAGATTATTATAATGCCAATTTCGTCAATGCCAGATTTGATATGGAAAAGGGAGAAGGAAGAGAAATTGCTGCCAAATATGGTGTTCGTTCCTACCCTACTTATTTATTTCTAAATGGAGATGGTGAATTGGTTTCTCAGAATCTCGGATACATGGAAGAAAGTGTTTTCCTTGCGATGGCACAGGACATCAACTCCCCCAATAATAAAAAAGGTTCTTTAAAAGACCGTTTTGCTTCCGGTGAAAAAGACCCTGAATTTTTAATCAATGTCATGAAGTTAAATTCTACTTCAGATTTTGATTTTGCAAAAAAAGCTTCAGAAAGATATTTTGAAAACAAAAAGAAAACGGAGGAACTTTCGAAAGATGATATTGGATTTTTATTATTTTTCTAAAATCCGTAGAAGATCCTAATTATAAAATTTTCACTTCAAGAAAAGCCGATATTATCAAAT is a window from the Chryseobacterium sp. T16E-39 genome containing:
- a CDS encoding alpha/beta fold hydrolase, producing the protein MTTLRKKNALVASFTIFTLLFSCTEGRTIDEPGNLVPKTVDQDSSLPAISVNGALLHSEAFGPENGTLIIALHGGPGGDYRYLLNCKDLAAQGYRVVFYDQRGSGLSQRFSKNSYTSQGAGATNIMFEELKSVIAHYKKTPNQKVVLLGHSWGAMLASGYAGKYPEAVQGLIVCEPGGLKWDDVEDYVKESRSFKLWGEILNDATYLDQFISGKEDQHEILDYKMSMLSSKNDITGEGDFDSSAGWRDGAVIMDALFEVGDKYKSDFSAGLQNYNAPVLFFYSERNKAYPDSWAQKITSSYKHVESVKVSNVGHDGIVTNKDAWNSQTKPKIINFINSL
- a CDS encoding thioredoxin family protein; protein product: MKKIISGLFVFFTVLLFAQEAIQFQDLPFKDLVAKAKKENKIIFLDAYASWCGPCKLMEKNVFTKKSVGDYYNANFVNARFDMEKGEGREIAAKYGVRSYPTYLFLNGDGELVSQNLGYMEESVFLAMAQDINSPNNKKGSLKDRFASGEKDPEFLINVMKLNSTSDFDFAKKASERYFENKKKTEELSKDDIGFLLFF
- a CDS encoding helix-turn-helix domain-containing protein — protein: MLYLSGIFIAFFLTFLLLTKKGKSSADFILGGWLLTIGVNLLTHYLFLTNQYTEYPSSVFLGFTLPLLYGPFLYLYVKKQTSPKPFSSLLLLHFLPFLMCNLLFLSFYTASFSERISIFKQEGRGFNTELLIRLYGIYISGIVYVAVSFLLLYRFRKNMVQQFSNTEKINFNWLLYLIIWMGLIWGLVLLNQNADIVYGAVAVFIMWLGYFGIKQVQVFNQPNSFFTIEESEDEADEVVHIVDSEDKKYQKSGLTEQSIEDIHRRLIIVLNEEKPFINPNLTLNELAELLKVHPNYLSQVINSRENKNFYELINEKRIEEFLNKIVEPESKQYTFLAIAFDCGFNSKTSFNRNFKKYTGVTPTEYQKTF